The genomic window GGCTTGTGTTTTCGGACTcagcttctgctctctctgtATCCTGGTTTCTCTTAGGTCTTTGGGGGGGAACAGAGCTGCTGTTTTATGGCTCTTATCATGCTTGTACCTACAGCTTCCCAAGCCCCGCCgacatgatttttctttctagagGCTTTTACAACTCAAGTCTCCTCCAAGAATCATCGGTACGAGGCTTCAAATGATGTTGCCTTGAACAGATGCTTGGGGCTTGTATAAGGCttcaaagaataaaagtaaaatgctaTGTTCACAGCAAGGTGAGAACCTGAGGAACCGGAATGATCTCTCCCCTATCTGGCCAGCGCCCCTTGTTGACGATCTGGTTCGCCCTGCGTTTCCTGCTGGACTGTGCACAAGGAACAGCGTGCCCCCAGAGCGCTAACCGCTTCGTTTATTCTTCCATGTCGCCGGGGGAACCTGAGCTTGTTCGGCCTCAGGATAGAAACTCTGAAGGAGTGACAGGTGCACCTCAGATTCCGCTcgttcacatattttatttatccagtgaagggagacagaaaagagagacagaactggAAGGTGGCACAGATTCTGAGAGAATACCGCGGTCGCGCGTCCCTCCGTTCGGTTTCGATCCACAGATCCAGTGAAAGTGCATAGGGACGAGACGAGCATCTTGCCGCAGCGTGAAACATCTTACTTGAGAGAGAAAACCCTTTTAAAAGTTAATACCGACTCACCTTGAGGATGGCTTACTTTTGTCTTTATAAAAACACGACAGCACTGTGTAAACTGCTGGGGTTGGATACTGACAGGTAAGTAGGTGCTGACTCAGAGTTTTCTGGGAGTGCAGATCTGAAACGGTCCCACTGAGGAGAGAGCCACGGGGACGTCGCAGACATGTCCTTGGAGAGACACGAGGACACACAGGAAAAGGGGAATCTCTGACACCGCAGTCCGGGATCTCTGTcacacagatggggaaactgaggcagggaggttaaatcccccaaggtcacacagctagtcagtcGTAGCATCTCGTTCCCTGGCCCGTGGACACTGCATAGATACCCCTAATGTTAATTTCTTCCCCAAGATTCTAAAGTTGGCAATTTTAGCTTTCCAAGTGcggagacaaaaaaagaaagaaaaaaactggagaaaacaaacaagcaaaagattTGTGGAGAACTCCAGTACGTTCGCATCTGATCTCAGTGACCTCATGTTAAGATGTCGTTAAAGGACTAACGTTTGGGTGACAATCAGTAGTAACGCGGGAGACGACAGAGTCACGATAACTGGGGGAGCTCCCAAGGGCGCCCGGGGGACACACGGAAGCACCCTCTTGGCAGCTTGGTGCAAGCAGACAGGTCGCCTCACCCCCACCTGAACCACCTGAACCACCTGCACGGAGCACAGGTGAGCTCAGCGCCCGGGCCGCCCGTGGCCGAGCCCCGGCGGGGGGCCAGTGAAGCCCAAGCCCCATCATCTCAaagcccgcccccgccccctgtgAACACCGAGTGAccagagaggggagcctggggtggggcgcATTTCAGGTTGCCGCTACAGGCTGCACATTTTGAACCCTGGACAAAGTGACCGGAATCTTGGTTTCCCCCGGGCCCGGAGCTTTTGTGACGGGCTGGGCGTGGGCCTTGATGTCTGCAATTCGCTCTTTAAACTTCTGCTGAAGGAACTTTTCTTCTTGGGAGTAGCTCTTGGCGAACACCGACATCAGCAGGCACCCTGCCATGGACGTGCCCCCGAGGCAGAAGAGAACGGCCCCCGCCAGCTTGCACACGTCAAGAGCGCTGTTAAACTGGACAGCATGGGTGTCGACCACCACAAAATCGGCTTCGCCAAAGGCTTCGATCTTGGGGGGCACGAGAAAGCCCGCCGCCAGGACAGTCAGTCCAAGGATCACGAAGACCGTGCTGGAGATGAGTCCgacctggagaaagacacagccAAGCAGGACAGGGTGAGCTCGGTGCTTGGGCTCTCCTGAGCCCTCCCAGGGCAGACCTCGTTGTTGGAGGGAAGTTAATATTCCATTCCCACTCACCCCAAATTTTAGGAGAAGCCTACATAACTTCCCAGTTATAAAAGAAGGTGAAGAGGGACCTTTCTGATTTTAATACCGACTGGAATCTGCAGCACTGCCCTGATTTTCCCTCTGAGCTGTTCGTACGATGCTTTGCAGCTGACAAGGCCACCTTTGGCTTACGTGGTCTTCTtcggtctttgtttttttttggaaatatctgggttaaaaaaattctttttaaggtcttatttttgagagagagagagacacacacacagcgtgcgagcaggggaggggcagagagagagggagacacagaatctgaagcagcctccaggctctgtctgagctgtcagcacagagcctgacgggggcttgaacccatgaaccgggagatcatgacctgagccgaagttgggcacttaaccgactgagccgcccaggcgcccctctcctttggTCTTTGAAGAAGACTAAAGCAGGCCTGACATCCAGGAACTAGCCTAACTCTATCCACTAGACCTTGATGCCGTGGGAAGCTGGCCGGGAGCTCCCAGCGATGCCACACTGTTCTCCTTTGACAGGATTTGTGTCACAGAACATCAACATCAGACAGGCTCCTTCTGTACCCATGGCGAAGTGACACAAAACAAGTCTGTGTCATCATTTTGTCTAAGCGCAGACAAAAACAAGGTCATTGTGCAAACCACAAAATATCAaatgccttcccttccccccattcaTATAAATGACGGCTGCTTCATTACCAAGTACAGCTTTAGTCCCACCCTGGTCTGCCCTCCCTATAGATAAtacttattaattatttattatccaACCATAGAATCAGCCCTGACAATCCAGAGGGAACTCTGGCTCCTgtagaccccctccccccaaatcgcCCACCCAAGGCCCACATCCTAGAATACATCCTTCCTCATCCTCTTACTGAAATACCCTAGGAGACCCTCTGGTATCACCTCTCTCACTGTGATGAGTGATAAACTCAACTCGTCCAACATATAGGTA from Neofelis nebulosa isolate mNeoNeb1 chromosome 6, mNeoNeb1.pri, whole genome shotgun sequence includes these protein-coding regions:
- the NRSN1 gene encoding neurensin-1 isoform X2, translated to MSSCSNICGTKQAQAAPEGGHQRYGVRSYLHQFYEDCTTSIWEYEDDFQIQRSPHRWSSVFWKVGLISSTVFVILGLTVLAAGFLVPPKIEAFGEADFVVVDTHAVQFNSALDVCKLAGAVLFCLGGTSMAGCLLMSVFAKSYSQEEKFLQQKFKERIADIKAHAQPVTKAPGPGETKIPVTLSRVQNVQPVAAT
- the NRSN1 gene encoding neurensin-1 isoform X1; this translates as MLSFQLGRMSSCSNICGTKQAQAAPEGGHQRYGVRSYLHQFYEDCTTSIWEYEDDFQIQRSPHRWSSVFWKVGLISSTVFVILGLTVLAAGFLVPPKIEAFGEADFVVVDTHAVQFNSALDVCKLAGAVLFCLGGTSMAGCLLMSVFAKSYSQEEKFLQQKFKERIADIKAHAQPVTKAPGPGETKIPVTLSRVQNVQPVAAT